A part of Candidatus Electrothrix aestuarii genomic DNA contains:
- a CDS encoding marine proteobacterial sortase target protein yields the protein MTSEEKGRGLEAPQVDPGYVMLTVYTLGVAILVLFGWLGSANAVPNTSKQEAEIVQLLTPNEVKQGELLLPRTEPGTYRAAPMLSMDVDISVTGILARAKVKQHFTNDSDQWLEALYVFPLPDESAVDHLEMRINDRIIIGKIQKREEARQTYEKAKREGKKASLLSQLRPNIFTTAVANIGPRETVIIQIEYQQVIQRQNSVYSLRFPMVVGPRYTPNQSSIADIFSGNKGEEDQESYNLIDQKIQKIPSNTSHPPPLKTLSVIGPDEERVNPVALHVNLAAGMQLARLNSLYHGITSEKNEEDIVDINFTGEVKADRDFVLEWEAAPTQTPSLSMFSEQQGNEHYMLLMLMPPEQAQAEPLAREVIFILDTSGSMGGESISQAKKALLMAVERMRPQDRFNVIEFNSNARALFRGSRSGSQKNRAQAIDFIEELKAQGGTEIREALALALDGKERHERIRQIVFLTDGSVSNEQELFTLINNQLGDSRLFTVGIGSAPNSYFMTRAAAMGRGSYTFIGKLEEVREKMTTLFAMLEQPALTQLRLTGADDFEILPSPLPDLYQGEPLTVLMKGSSNLGKLLLSGQQGGVRPWQVTIDTTGLKERTGIAVLWARKKIRMLMDSLASGADAQQVEQEVTTLALANHLVSRYTSLIAVEEQISRPGDTEKLLENQKIQSNLPAGWVHEKVFAGGADTATSAPLSIFVGLLSLALSALLIWMQWRRQ from the coding sequence ATGACATCAGAGGAAAAAGGAAGAGGTTTAGAGGCTCCACAGGTAGATCCAGGCTATGTAATGCTCACCGTCTATACACTGGGGGTAGCTATCCTTGTCCTCTTCGGATGGCTTGGCAGTGCCAACGCTGTTCCCAATACAAGTAAACAAGAAGCTGAAATAGTACAGCTGCTCACACCAAACGAGGTCAAACAGGGAGAGCTCCTCTTGCCAAGAACAGAACCGGGCACCTACCGAGCAGCACCAATGCTCTCAATGGATGTGGATATCAGCGTAACCGGCATACTTGCACGGGCCAAGGTCAAACAGCATTTCACTAATGATTCTGATCAATGGTTAGAAGCCCTTTACGTCTTCCCTCTTCCTGATGAAAGCGCTGTCGATCACCTGGAGATGCGAATTAATGATCGTATTATTATCGGAAAAATCCAAAAAAGGGAAGAAGCACGTCAGACTTATGAGAAAGCAAAAAGAGAGGGGAAGAAAGCCTCACTACTCAGCCAATTGCGTCCAAATATATTTACCACAGCTGTCGCCAATATTGGTCCAAGGGAAACCGTCATTATTCAGATTGAATATCAACAGGTAATCCAACGACAAAACAGCGTGTACTCCTTGCGGTTCCCAATGGTTGTTGGTCCCAGGTATACCCCGAACCAGTCCTCAATAGCCGATATCTTTTCTGGAAACAAGGGAGAAGAGGATCAAGAATCATATAACCTCATCGATCAGAAAATACAGAAGATACCATCAAATACATCTCATCCTCCTCCCTTGAAAACATTGTCCGTTATTGGACCGGATGAGGAGAGAGTGAATCCAGTAGCACTCCATGTAAATCTTGCTGCAGGAATGCAACTCGCCCGACTCAACAGCTTATATCACGGGATTACCAGCGAGAAAAACGAGGAGGACATCGTCGATATCAACTTCACTGGTGAAGTCAAGGCAGATCGCGATTTTGTTCTGGAATGGGAAGCGGCACCAACCCAGACACCATCGCTTAGCATGTTCAGTGAGCAACAAGGCAATGAGCACTATATGCTCCTTATGCTTATGCCACCAGAACAGGCGCAAGCTGAGCCTCTTGCCCGTGAAGTTATTTTTATCCTGGACACCTCGGGATCAATGGGAGGTGAATCTATCAGCCAGGCAAAGAAAGCTCTACTCATGGCAGTAGAACGGATGAGACCGCAGGATCGGTTCAATGTTATAGAATTCAACAGCAATGCAAGGGCCTTATTCCGAGGGAGCAGAAGCGGTAGCCAGAAAAACAGAGCACAGGCTATAGATTTTATTGAGGAGCTTAAGGCTCAGGGCGGTACTGAAATACGAGAGGCTCTTGCGTTGGCTCTGGATGGCAAGGAGCGACATGAACGTATCCGCCAGATTGTCTTCCTCACAGATGGCTCTGTGAGCAATGAGCAAGAACTGTTTACATTGATCAATAATCAGCTTGGTGATTCCCGTCTTTTCACCGTTGGTATAGGCTCTGCCCCGAATAGTTATTTCATGACCAGAGCAGCAGCAATGGGAAGAGGCAGCTATACCTTTATTGGCAAGTTGGAAGAAGTACGGGAAAAAATGACAACCCTGTTTGCCATGCTTGAGCAACCTGCTCTCACTCAGCTACGTCTTACCGGAGCAGATGATTTTGAAATTCTTCCTTCCCCTCTCCCCGATCTTTATCAGGGTGAACCGTTAACGGTGCTCATGAAAGGATCGTCCAATCTGGGCAAGCTCTTACTCAGTGGACAACAAGGTGGAGTACGGCCTTGGCAGGTAACGATAGACACTACGGGACTGAAGGAAAGGACGGGAATCGCCGTTCTCTGGGCAAGAAAAAAAATCAGGATGTTGATGGACAGTCTTGCCTCCGGGGCTGATGCACAGCAGGTTGAGCAGGAAGTGACAACATTAGCTTTAGCCAATCACCTTGTCAGCCGCTATACCAGCCTGATTGCAGTAGAAGAGCAAATCTCACGCCCAGGAGATACCGAAAAGCTGTTGGAGAATCAGAAGATACAAAGCAATTTACCTGCCGGTTGGGTGCATGAGAAGGTCTTTGCTGGAGGCGCGGACACCGCAACCTCGGCACCGCTGTCCATTTTTGTTGGCCTATTATCCCTGGCACTTTCGGCTCTACTTATCTGGATGCAATGGAGGAGACAATGA